From Lolium perenne isolate Kyuss_39 chromosome 5, Kyuss_2.0, whole genome shotgun sequence, a single genomic window includes:
- the LOC127298240 gene encoding 60 kDa jasmonate-induced protein-like: MDGLNMAAPAAFLLFLMLALAGAASAAEYDRPALLVVNLTGHGPVDDKISVGVEIHDVGIGGFANGRGHWQSFPGHDRLFPGSTPLPFGNSYDDLIGGLANLPDVPLGREALQQAARVLSAYDLATTTDFEPLKRALASLKVMLSEAQRLQPIYETVSSGWESGARVKPEHLPYIEHWDTMSYEILRANRTGKWGGPFTDMLEKSANIRSMDEALAVVKLLRNPSFEEVLMAHATIISLE; encoded by the coding sequence ATGGACGGATTGAACATGGCTGCACCTGCTGcattcctcctcttcctcatgcTCGCTCTCGCCGGAGCAGCCTCTGCTGCCGAATACGACCGACCTGCCCTTCTCGTGGTGAACCTTACAGGGCACGGCCCCGTCGACGACAAGATCTCCGTGGGCGTGGAGATCCACGACGTCGGAATCGGCGGCTTCGCCAACGGGCGCGGCCACTGGCAGTCCTTCCCAGGCCACGACCGCCTGTTCCCGGGCTCCACGCCCCTCCCGTTCGGCAACAGCTACGACGACCTCATCGGCGGCCTCGCCAACCTGCCGGACGTGCCGCTGGGGCGGGAAGCCCTGCAGCAGGCCGCCCGGGTGCTCTCCGCCTACGACCTGGCTACCACCACAGACTTCGAGCCGCTCAAGCGGGCGCTGGCGTCGCTCAAGGTGATGCTATCCGAGGCCCagcggctgcagcccatctacgagACTGTCAGCAGCGGCTGGGAGAGCGGAGCCCGCGTCAAGCCCGAGCATCTGCCCTACATCGAGCACTGGGACACCATGTCCTACGAGATCCTCCGCGCCAACCGGACGGGTAAGTGGGGCGGGCCCTTCACCGACATGCTAGAGAAGAGCGCCAACATCCGCAGCATGGACGAGGCGCTCGCCGTGGTCAAGCTGCTGCGGAATCCCAGCTTCGAGGAGGTGCTCATGGCTCACGCCACCATCATCAGCCTTGAGTAA
- the LOC127301985 gene encoding uncharacterized protein isoform X2 — protein MEGNALALSQFRTRLGSPLHLSADASSVARSSSGRSMASRYDTGAPPSRAGRGRVWKRDDPESSPRRAGISGIPKLDPKFSNKGAGTNKAPIINFEVSHHRAVAAVRLLRADKGKAFVDLLNEKANDSAENEMGYVERTLGFSTRNLDDRDIRLVTVIVAGTVRWKRYIDFLIMSLCSDEKVFSKMEPLLLQILRIGFFEILKLNVPAYAVVDENVRLAKVALRPGAGNMVNAILRKLLSLKETDSLPLPKIEGDDRAQARALSIIYSHPVWMVRRWIRFLGKEEALKLMDWNNSDPYFSLRVNTTNGYTRDDLINRLDDLQVHYEKSIMDEFVRIREGMQAVLQAGLLKEGMCAVQDESAGLVVSVVDPQPGETIMDCCAAPGGKTLFMASRLAGQGKIWALDINKGRLRILMEAAKCHNLDDIITDVHGDLRLYANYISEGKHCQI, from the exons ATGGAGGGGAACGCGCTCGCCCTCTCGCAATTCCGCACGCGGCTCGGCTCGCCGCTCCACCTCTCCGCGGACGCCAGCTCCGTCGCGCGCAGCAGCTCAG GGAGGAGCATGGCCTCGAGGTACGACACGGGAGCGCCTCCGAGCAGAGCAG GGAGGGGCAGGGTTTGGAAGCGTGATGATCCGGAGTCCTCACCTCGCCGAGCAG GGATTAGTGGAATTCCAAAGCTCGATCCCAAATTCTCTAATAAAGGAGCAG GGACAAATAAGGCTCCAATTATTAATTTCGAGGTTTCGCATCacagagcag TTGCTGCGGTGAGGTTGCTAAGAGCTGACAAGGGGAAGGCGTTTGTTGATCTTTTAAATGAGAAAGCAAACGATTCTGCGGAGAATGAGATGGGCTATGTAGAAAGGACGTTAGGATTCAGTACACGGAATTTGGATGACAGGGATATAAGACTG GTTACTGTCATAGTAGCTGGAACTGTACGTTGGAAACGCTACATCGATTTTCTTATCATGTCACTCTGTAGTGACGAGAAGGTGTTCAGCAAAATGGAACCACTGCTGCTGCAG ATACTGCGAATTGGCTTCTTTGAAATTCTCAAACTTAATGTACCAGCTTATGCAGTTGTTGATGAG AATGTAAGACTTGCGAAAGTAGCTTTAAGGCCTGGTGCCGGGAACATGGTGAACGCAATTCTGCGCAAACTTCTATCACTGAAG GAGACGGACTCTCTTCCTCTTCCAAAGATAGAAGGTGATGATCGTGCCCAAGCTCGTGCACTTTCCATAATTTATTCTCATCCTGTT TGGATGGTGAGAAGATGGATTCGATTTCTTGGAAAAGAAGAAGCTCTAAAATTGATGGATTGGAATAACAGTGACCCTTATTTCAGTCTAAG GGTGAACACAACAAATGGCTATACAAGGGATGACCTTATTAACCGATTGGACGATTTGCAG GTTCATTACGAAAAGTCAATTATGGATGAATTTGTCCGCATTCGTGAGGGCATGCAG GCAGTCTTACAAGCTGGATTACTGAAAGAAGGCATGTGTGCTGTGCAGGATGAGAGCGCAG GTCTTGTTGTGTCTGTGGTCGATCCACAACCTGGCGAAACAATCATGGATTGTTGTGCTGCACCTGGCGGCAAAACTTTGTTCATGGCATCCCGACTGGCAGGACAAG GGAAGATATGGGCTCTTGACATAAACAAAGGTCGCTTGAGAATTCTCATGGAGGCAGCAAAGTGCCACAACCTTGATGATATAATCACTGATGTCCACGGTGATCTTCGACTATATGCT AATTATATTTCAGAAGGAAAGCACTGCCAAATATGA
- the LOC127301985 gene encoding uncharacterized protein isoform X1, whose product MEGNALALSQFRTRLGSPLHLSADASSVARSSSGRSMASRYDTGAPPSRAGRGRVWKRDDPESSPRRAGISGIPKLDPKFSNKGAGTNKAPIINFEVSHHRAVAAVRLLRADKGKAFVDLLNEKANDSAENEMGYVERTLGFSTRNLDDRDIRLVTVIVAGTVRWKRYIDFLIMSLCSDEKVFSKMEPLLLQILRIGFFEILKLNVPAYAVVDENVRLAKVALRPGAGNMVNAILRKLLSLKETDSLPLPKIEGDDRAQARALSIIYSHPVWMVRRWIRFLGKEEALKLMDWNNSDPYFSLRVNTTNGYTRDDLINRLDDLQVHYEKSIMDEFVRIREGMQAVLQAGLLKEGMCAVQDESAGLVVSVVDPQPGETIMDCCAAPGGKTLFMASRLAGQGKIWALDINKGRLRILMEAAKCHNLDDIITDVHGDLRLYAKESTAKYDKVLLDAPCSGLGVLSKRADLRWNRQFEDLEELICLQDELLDSASLLVKPGGVLIYSTCSIDHEENENRITAFVQRHPEFIPQSVHGYVPAEFITDEGFYSSTPTKHTLDGAFAARLVRSLH is encoded by the exons ATGGAGGGGAACGCGCTCGCCCTCTCGCAATTCCGCACGCGGCTCGGCTCGCCGCTCCACCTCTCCGCGGACGCCAGCTCCGTCGCGCGCAGCAGCTCAG GGAGGAGCATGGCCTCGAGGTACGACACGGGAGCGCCTCCGAGCAGAGCAG GGAGGGGCAGGGTTTGGAAGCGTGATGATCCGGAGTCCTCACCTCGCCGAGCAG GGATTAGTGGAATTCCAAAGCTCGATCCCAAATTCTCTAATAAAGGAGCAG GGACAAATAAGGCTCCAATTATTAATTTCGAGGTTTCGCATCacagagcag TTGCTGCGGTGAGGTTGCTAAGAGCTGACAAGGGGAAGGCGTTTGTTGATCTTTTAAATGAGAAAGCAAACGATTCTGCGGAGAATGAGATGGGCTATGTAGAAAGGACGTTAGGATTCAGTACACGGAATTTGGATGACAGGGATATAAGACTG GTTACTGTCATAGTAGCTGGAACTGTACGTTGGAAACGCTACATCGATTTTCTTATCATGTCACTCTGTAGTGACGAGAAGGTGTTCAGCAAAATGGAACCACTGCTGCTGCAG ATACTGCGAATTGGCTTCTTTGAAATTCTCAAACTTAATGTACCAGCTTATGCAGTTGTTGATGAG AATGTAAGACTTGCGAAAGTAGCTTTAAGGCCTGGTGCCGGGAACATGGTGAACGCAATTCTGCGCAAACTTCTATCACTGAAG GAGACGGACTCTCTTCCTCTTCCAAAGATAGAAGGTGATGATCGTGCCCAAGCTCGTGCACTTTCCATAATTTATTCTCATCCTGTT TGGATGGTGAGAAGATGGATTCGATTTCTTGGAAAAGAAGAAGCTCTAAAATTGATGGATTGGAATAACAGTGACCCTTATTTCAGTCTAAG GGTGAACACAACAAATGGCTATACAAGGGATGACCTTATTAACCGATTGGACGATTTGCAG GTTCATTACGAAAAGTCAATTATGGATGAATTTGTCCGCATTCGTGAGGGCATGCAG GCAGTCTTACAAGCTGGATTACTGAAAGAAGGCATGTGTGCTGTGCAGGATGAGAGCGCAG GTCTTGTTGTGTCTGTGGTCGATCCACAACCTGGCGAAACAATCATGGATTGTTGTGCTGCACCTGGCGGCAAAACTTTGTTCATGGCATCCCGACTGGCAGGACAAG GGAAGATATGGGCTCTTGACATAAACAAAGGTCGCTTGAGAATTCTCATGGAGGCAGCAAAGTGCCACAACCTTGATGATATAATCACTGATGTCCACGGTGATCTTCGACTATATGCT AAGGAAAGCACTGCCAAATATGACAAGGTATTGTTGGATGCTCCATGCTCTGGGCTGGGCGTCCTTTCCAAG AGGGCAGACTTGCGTTGGAATCGACAATTTGAAGATCTGGAGGAGTTGATATGTTTGCAAGATGAGCTCCTTGATTCAGCGTCACT GTTGGTAAAGCCTGGTGGTGTACTAATCTACAGTACATGTTCCATTGATCATGAAGAAAACGAGAACCGGATTACTGCTTTTGTTCAGAGGCATCCG GAGTTTATCCCGCAGAGTGTACATGGATATGTTCCTGCAGAATTTATCACAGATGAAGGTTTCTATTCCTCAACTCCAACTAAACACACTCTGGATGGGGCATTTGCTGCTCGTCTTGTCCGGTCATTGCACTAG